Proteins encoded by one window of Winogradskyella sp. PG-2:
- a CDS encoding acyl-CoA thioesterase produces MNFNETKIRVRYGETDQMGVVYHANYAVYFEVGRTEWLREFGLSYSGMEAEGIMLPVISLSINYKNSARYDDVLKVKTTLKKMPTASIEFSYELRNESDILLATGNTILAFIDMKRNRPTRCPKYLLDKLQNYSL; encoded by the coding sequence ATGAATTTTAATGAAACAAAAATAAGAGTGCGCTATGGTGAGACAGATCAGATGGGCGTTGTGTACCATGCCAACTACGCTGTGTATTTTGAAGTTGGTAGAACTGAGTGGTTACGGGAGTTTGGGCTAAGTTATAGCGGTATGGAAGCAGAAGGGATTATGTTACCTGTAATTTCACTATCTATAAATTACAAAAATTCAGCACGTTATGACGATGTGCTTAAAGTAAAAACTACACTAAAAAAGATGCCAACAGCATCTATAGAATTTAGTTATGAATTACGTAATGAATCTGATATTTTATTAGCAACTGGTAATACTATTCTTGCATTTATAGACATGAAACGAAATCGCCCAACACGTTGTCCAAAATATCTTTTAGATAAACTGCAAAATTATTCGTTATAA